The sequence TTAGAAATTATGCCGAGAAAAACATCTGTGAGCTATGGGAGATAATAACTCTGCTGTGCTAATTCAGGATTTCGGATATTGCCAGTTTCATATTAGTAAATGAGAACAAATGATGGCATTATTAGACATTGTCCTAACATAGAATCATGTAAACATGATTTTTACATGGAAGGAATTAAATCTCATCACATCAGAACTGAAGCTAAAAGATACTTCAATCCAATTTCCTTACACTACTACTACTAAATTAAGACGAAACAAGTTTAACCATAGCTTGTGCACGAATGGCTGGAAGATTAGACTGGCAAAAGCTTTGCCAGGCCTCCTGCTTCTCTTCTTCATTCTCTGTAATTGCGCTGAACAGTGAAATTGCAATACCTCTTGCTGCCTCTCTTGCCTCGGGAAGCTTgtcgtttaacaaatttgacacgattttgatcaatgaaACCAAGCCAAATTCTTCCATACTTTTCAGATCCTGAGAAGCATTTTCATACATGTGAGCTATAAAAGTTTAGAAGTACTCGTGTTAGTTGATGAATGTGAAGTTATTGTCTTCACTTACCATTCTGGAAACACAGTTAGAGATAGAAATTGCAGCTTTTGCTCTGACTCTGAGGTTTGTGTGCCCGGCGTACAAACCGAGCTTGTGGAGCAAGGGAAGAGGAGACATGACCTCCCCCATTGCCAACAATGCCCTGTCTGCTTCTTCACATACAAATTTCTTATCTTGGGAAGCTTTCAGTAATAGCTGCAACAACTgcaaaaacacaagaaaataagagaaaaagaacTCGTACATAGAGAACGGGGGAAATTTGAGTTGATCTTTTACCAACTGGTTGAAAGCGTCAGAAGTGGAGTCGAGTAAACTTCCACCAAAGGCCTTAAAAATATCAGAAGCAGCCATGATAGAGGTCTTGCACAGTGCACTTCTTGGATTCTTGATTGCCTTCACCATCAGTGAAAGCACTTTGTCCCTACACTCACCAAACATCCCTCCACAAATGAATCTTGAAGCCAACACAAATTAACTCTGTAGATAGATACATAcatacagagagagagagagagagagagagagagagaggaatgACAAAACTTACAGAAATGGCAGCAAGAGACCGGAGTGATAGAGCGCAAAACGCCTAATATCATTGAGTGATTCACAAACCTTCAACCAATCTTTAGACTCTAACCCACCAACAAGACCCTGCAAAAAATTCCAACATCCAACTAAATACAGAAAAgccaaggaaaagaaatatcCAAAAAGCGATTTTTTATCAAAGATGCACAAATGAAGAACAAAGAATTCAAGAGACCCAAAGAAAACCTGAATCTTAACATCCGGGTCTTGAAATGCTTTGAGATTTTCAGAGGAAACGTAGTCAATGGAAGCATCCGCAGAAGATGGTTGCGGTAAAGGGGCTTTGTTTTCGTCATTCACAACAAGTTCCGGCAATTGTTGCTTCTCGTTGTGAGCCGGGATTACGATTTTTGCTTGCTTCTTGGGTCTTTCAGGAGTGACTGGCAATGCATTGTCAATAGGCCTCAACGCCATATTTCTTGCAGAACTTCTTCAAGAATTCAAAAGTATTCACCTGTAAGAGCACAGAGAgaatgttttttgttttaggaGAAATGTTTGCTGAGGATTGATATAAGAtgatgttgatgatgatgatagggtgtaaatgtaatcaagaaaaaagggGAGTGAAAAGATTAGGTAACGGTCatttgtgaatttgaatttttaaggGGAAGGATTAGAAAGTTGAATTGTTTTCACAACGGTCATATCTGAAATGCCCCATCCTCTACGGCTTTGTTTGGTCTGATAAATACAGtgaaacttttataaattaataattttggaatcatgaaattttattaatttagaaaaatattaatatatcgataaattaatattttattaattaaaaaataaactttttaaattcagtaaatttagtacatatgtattgaaaataaatgaattcatatatgtttaattgattatattcatgcatcaaccaattctttgtaactaattaaatatattcatgtataatatcaattcattgtatataattaattattatattcatggacgcatgtatcaatttattggaattatttaaatatacatgtttacattaatccgttgcacttaaattactattataaccaattaactatattaatgaaacatatactatataaatctcaatatggaaataaaataattcatatcacccaaccatgtcttctcatctaaaaggcatgGCAAAATCATCTATAAATGATtaaatgcgtaaagcattacagacttcaaatttaatatttataattataatatttatgaattattaatttagagttttaatgggacctaatatttataaagggattttcagaaaaatattatcttattatcttatcgaatttgatgagtTTTTACAAAGGCCAAAGTCGAGATcgaagattttattattttaaaaagtttattaatttataaagcattaatttataaatattttactgtACAGAAGTCGGACCAACGAGATAGAATCGCGTCAAGAAAACCTTGAACaggaaattaataaagaaatcctgtttttaaactttaattttatctgcatattattttagtatagtATTTAAAGCCAGCTTATCTTTCTCAACTTTAGCCATCAATGATATTAACCTCTACATTTTTTGTGCTGAAGAGGGCAAAAATTTGGCCAAAAACCAgttaaaatggataaaatgCCCATTAAACACTCCAAATCAAGAAAGTAGCCTAAACGCCCTGTTATGTTTTCAAAATCAGCTGCCAACGCCTCCTCTTCAACACCACATCTGCACCTCCCCTGCCTGGCCAAGAAGGTGGGCGGTGGGAAATGCAGTGCAAAGTGCTGCTCAATCTAGGCAATGGCAACGGGTGGTGACTAATGCTGCCTAGCCTGCCACCGCATTGCAATACCCTTACTAGAGTAAACAAAAGTACTGTAGTATTACTAGTTgctacatttttctttttcctctaaTGAGTTGTTGAGTTGCCACTGAAACAGAAAACTATCAGAATATAGTGTTTAATGAGTCAGGTCTGGAAATGATTTCTCTTAACCACCGAACTAAAGAGTATCACAGTAAATCACTTTACAACTATTCAGAAGACAACCTAAAATGTATgtgtctctgtgtgtgtgtgtgtgtgtgagcaCTCTCTCCTGCATGCAGAAAGGGCTCATATGTTATCTAATCAATGATACATTTCTTTgaagtatattttttcaaaaaatcagAGACAgtgcaataaatttaaacaagacATATTTGAGGCGAATGCATGAGCCATCTGGGAACTTGTTGGAGAATCCAAGTTTGTGTCTTGACAGCAGTTCTTGTCAAGTCTCAACCCTTATTACAGAGAGCAGATAGAACAAGGGACAGAAGAACATCATGCTACAGGTGGCATCTTGTTCCGTAACTGCAAAAGAAGACCATTTGAAGTTACCCACAACAGGAAGCAACATACAAAGGACAAAGAATGAAAACACGAATCAAAAGACAAGAAACTGTTCTTTTTACAATGGTAGAACCCATCTCGTCAGAAGTATCAAACATCTGTGTTATCTGTACATGTATGCAATGTAGATCAATCACAAGGTGTTGAAAAGGGATGCTGAGCTTGATCTGTTCCAACAGAAATACTAATAAAGGTACAACAGAAATTTCAAGGACCTATAGTTCGGTTGAAGAACCAATAGATAGCTTTCCAAGTTCCAATTAAGGGGAGAATATTGAATAGAATATATCAAGTGCTTCCCGAGTTATAGTATTACTGACATGAATATCATACCTCCAGGCCCTATTTGCCATGGGAATCCATGTTGAATTCGTGATATTTGGTTTTAAGTGTATACCAGAACTGCTTCGACGAATACTGAGTCCATCACCGATAAAGAAGGCAGTACAGAATAACATTGATAATCCACTTTGCATTCTTCCTCTGATATATATTGAAGCTCCAAATATGTGCCAAAAGCAAGTATATCTCTGCCCCACTGAAAAACGCCGCCTCTTATATCTTTACAATGATCTGGAAGCATGCTGCGATTTAGCTGTTTCCCTTAATACAGCACCCACTATTGCTGCCTGCTCAATACATTCAGCTTTATGCAGGGCGTCCAATAGAACCACACAAGTTTTGGTATATATGTTACAACCCTTCAGCCTGGTTTCTTCGAATAGCTTATATGCTTCCGTTGCCCTATTTGCTATGCTTAACCCTTCTATCATTGTATTATAGCATGCAGAATCAGGTATACCTCCATTGGCCTTGAACCTCTCAAAGAGTTTGTCGGCCTCCAATACATTTCCAGCCTTGGCGAGCCCAGATATCATCGTGAGATAGGTGATTGCGTTAGGTTTCAACCCTTGTTTCTGCATCTCCTGCCAAAAAACAAAGGCTTTGTTGAATTTTCGAACCCTACAAAGACCATTTATAAGGATGCTATAGGTTATGATATTAGGAGTGCATTTCAAGTCCTTCATAGAATTCCAGCAGACAAGGGCTTCATCTATTTCTTCTGCCTTCACAAGTGCATCAAGCAAGCAATTCCATGTTTGGACATTCGGCATTAAATCCTTTTGCATCATTTCCTCTATGATGAGATATGCTTCATCAATTCTACCCACCTTTCCGAACCCATCCACGAGACTACTATAAACAACTACATTTAATTCCACGCCAAATGATTTTGCTTCTTCAAAGAGCATATAGGCTTCATCAAGCCTGTCAATCTTAGCAAGCCCATCAATGACAGAACCATAAGTAACTACAGTTGGTTGATGACCTTTTGCCTTCATTTCCTCCAAAAGCTGGTAAGCTTTGTTCACTTTACCTGATTTGCAGAATCCATCTATAACAGTGTTATAAGCAAGGGTATCAAGAACACACCCCTGTTCTTTCATTGCGTAGAATAGCTCATATGTCTCGCGAGCAAATCCAGCCTTTATGAGACCATGAATTAGAATCGAATAGCTCCGTGCATCAGGGGTAAACCGAGACTTAATTTCCTCAAACAAACTTCTGCCTTTTTCTGTTTCACCAGCTTTAAATGCACAATCCATATAGGTATTAAGGAGTGTAAGGTCTGGAGAAACGCCTCTGCGAACCATTTCCTTGTAAATCTTATGCCCATCCTCCTTTCTGCCAGATTTGAAAAAGCTCCTGATGAGAGATGTATAGACAATTGCATCCGCAATCACATCAGAATCTAACATCTGCTCGTACAATCTATACGCATCATCTACTCTGCCATGCCTACCCATGCCATCTATCAATGAACAAAATGTAACTTTATTTGGGGGACAAACTTTATGATCCATGCCCTGAAAAATGGAATAAGCCTCGTCAAGTTTGTTAGCTTTACACAGTCGATCAATCATAATGTTAACAGTCATTATGTTTGGAACCAAGCCAGTTTCCTTCATATCATTTTGCATCTCTAAAGCTGCATCAAGTTTTCCTGTCCTAGAAAGCATGTCTACAAGAATATTATACGTAGAGAGGTTCGGCATGGCATCCTTTTTCAtctcattaaaaatttttaaagccTCGTCTACTTTTCCTTTCTTACCAAGACAAGTAAGAAGGCTATTGTAAGCAATCACACTTGGTATGGACCCCTTCAGTCTTTGCCTCTCAAGCAAACCATAAGCTTCATCAAACCGTCCAGCAGAACCATAACCCATGATCATGGTGTTGTAAGCATATGCACAGGGCACAGTGCGATTCTGCTCCATTTGCTCAAACAACTCAACAGCTTCAGTCAACCTACTAGCCTTGCAGAGAACTGCTATCATGCTCGTATATGACACATCATCAGGCATGAGACCATGGGATTTTATCTCATGAAAGAATTTCCAAGCAATATCCACCTTACCAACCTTACCGAAGCAGTCAATACATACATTATAGAGAACGATGTCTACATCAAATGAATTGCTCTTCATCTCATCCAACAAGGAGAGAGCAGCATCCACCCGGCCATCACGGGCGAGTACACGAATTAAAGTTGTGAACAAATGCACATTAACTTCATATCCTAACTCCTGCATCTGATAAAAGAGGGAAAGCATGAGATCAGGGTGATTGGGCTTATGAACCATAGCCAATGCACCTATAAGCGTTGTGTAAGCCGAAAACCCAGGGcggaatttaaattttctcatgGTTTCAATAAGATCAAATGCCTCTTTCAATCTTTGTGCCTTCACACAGCTGGAAACTAATTCCACGCTTGTTTCGAAAGAAGGACTAAATCCAGCAAGACTCATTTCCTCGAAAACATGTTCAAATCCGTCAAATTTCTTACACCTAGCCATTAACATGAGAAGCGAATTATATGTTTCTGGAGAATTCACTTGATTGGTCACCCTCTCAACCCATCTAAAATACTTAACACCTAAATCAACATCCTTCATCCTCCTCAAAACTCCAATAACCACATCTGCCTGAGGTTTATCATCAACTGTAGACAGAGCATTCTCCAAGGAAGGTCCCCAAGGACCACTTTCCAGAACGTGACAGGCATTCTCAACCGCACGCCTAACAACTTcatgttttctcaaagtttgGCCATTTCCAGCATTAATATCAGAAACGGTCCACCTCCCCTTCTTGAAGGGgccttcattttctttatgaaCATCCATATCAGAGGGTCCATCATTAGAATATGAAAATCTCTTACAAGAGTTAGACAGGCAAAAGGGTTTCAGCTCAATCTGAATTTTCAACCCTGCTAAAGACACATAAACCAGAAACgcacataaaaattaaataaacataaaagaaaaaggtaaacaaaTATGCTGATATTAAAGTAGCACGAATTTGACAAAAACAGAACCCCCTAAGTAACTCAGTTAATCTCAACAGCTAGAAATAAACAAACTATTCCCCCACAATCCCATCAAAAAGTAACGAAACTATGATATCAATTATCATGTTCTTGATACAGTGCTCTATAATATCCCAATAAAAGCAAAGAAGAATCAAAGAAACAGAAATTtgacaacaatttacctcggCCTATGAACAGCGCCctcattcttgaatttttagggTGGGCTGGCGGATCAAAGACGGGGGTTTGCTGAGAATTTTGAGCGACTGAACGAGAGTGACCCTGTTCTGAAAGATTGCTGCTGTCGTGCGCGTCCTTTATATGTACCGCGACTTTTAGCTACGAAGTAGCGTTTAGTGGCAATCAACCGAAGAGCTTTTGtcccactttttttttttttttttcaaaaaataaaaaagaaaaatcaattaagtCTTGACCATTTTTATTAGACTGAACGTACACTCACCCCTTgctcaaaatttcaaacttattaatattagcaaaaaaataaaaactattattttatctctaattaatttattataaataaaacaaataatttttaatcaaattgtcATCATACATATTCACACGATAATGCTTgtaataagatatatatttcaccattataaggatattttgatcagaaaatatttatttggtacGCAATAAATGAATAACGAATCAATGTGAATTTTCATTAaacttttttactaatatcaataattccGACAGGCTATTATGGGGTTCTATCTATTGACATAAACAAATATCatgagatataattttttaaatcataaagcgtttacatataattacattaaatctcaagaaagtataatataattgttccaCTAACTTATAAGCTACTAAATCTTATAACATGTGTAAGAATTTAGAGATGAcgaatattatttgaaaaataaaaatttaaagtgtttgaataaataaaatattagaacaaTTGGCATGTAAAATCTACTTATATTATAACAATGACATTAAAAACCATAAAactatcataatttaaaaaatccataaagttaaaaacaaaGTTTATCCTAGTTGAGATTTTAATGTTTCTCAATCGGTCACTTTTTTAATTCccttaactttttattttaggtTAATTACATctgaactttttttaaaaatataaaattatattgataaaaaagattttaaaagtaCACTTACATACTatcaaaaagtatttatatgcACTGACCCCTTTGCATTGGGTTCGACAAAAAATGGTGCTATTGACCAAAAagttgtataaatttttaattttgtacattaTGTTGACGTCCCAATGTATGACtttgtacttataaggggatatgtaatatatataaaatcaacgTTATATGTACATAGATATGGAGtgagattaatattattatatattttttcttataaatataaaattattagaaatttatatattttttttgttaatatatgtattattaatttaaatcataacAAAAGAAGGTCAAGTTAAATGgtgaatttttctaaagagTGTGAgcgtaattttttcttttaattttatattttttaaagaagtctaagcataattaatcattttattttgaccgATCTTTGAATATTTGAGCAGAGTATCGggtccaaaaattaaataaacaaagaaattgggactacttataaaattttaacaaatctAGAGGCATTTTCACAATTTGCCATTTCTTCCCCGTTCTTTCCTTCACACTATCCACCCACTGCACTCTGTAGCAATTTATCACTCTCGGATCGCATGCAATCCCCGTTTTAAAAATCCGCATAGAAATTCCAGCTATACATACACATCCGTCGTATGTATATGTACGCCATGGAACCTCCGCCACCTCAATCATTGGCATCAGAACCGCATCACTACTCAAGTCAGCGATACAATCACCGGAGCCACCGCGGGGAAGCCGGAGGAACGGTGGAGATGACGAAAGAGTCCTCTCATTCCGATAACAGTGCCAGTAGCACCAGCGGAGAGAGACGGGGAGGAGGCGAGATGCATCGCGCCACACTGGATTGCAACCTCGCGTCACTCTGCGATCACATTCAATTGGAAGGGTTTAATAATGGTGTTTTTTCCGACGTCGTTTTAAACGCCATGGAGTCCACTTATCATCTTCATCGCCTCATACTCTCCCGGAGTTCTTACTTTCGGTATACCATCTTTCCTCTTTCGATATATATCTTAAAAGATCAATAAAGAGCTATTAAAGTTATATAGTTGTTACTTTAGACctatttgatattgaattgGGGTTGGATATTAGTTGATTACATTAGTTAGCAAGTGATAGGGTTGGACAGAATGTTTTGTGTAGATACCTGTCAATTTGGGCCCTCTACATTGATTGTTTTGGTGAACTTGTTCGCTGCCAGTTGCTTGAGGACCGACAAATGAAATGACTCTGTTAACTCTGTGAAATTAATCGACTATcttcaacaaaaaacaaaagaactaCCAAAATTATTGTTGAGTGACTGTTTTCTTATTAGTAAAGGACAATGATGTTGAAAtgtgattttgttttcttgtatgtGCGACTTGTTTTTTCACCCTACAAGTTTGCTCTTCAATTGTAAAAGA comes from Sesamum indicum cultivar Zhongzhi No. 13 linkage group LG10, S_indicum_v1.0, whole genome shotgun sequence and encodes:
- the LOC105171523 gene encoding pentatricopeptide repeat-containing protein At3g06920 isoform X1, which produces MRALFIGRAGLKIQIELKPFCLSNSCKRFSYSNDGPSDMDVHKENEGPFKKGRWTVSDINAGNGQTLRKHEVVRRAVENACHVLESGPWGPSLENALSTVDDKPQADVVIGVLRRMKDVDLGVKYFRWVERVTNQVNSPETYNSLLMLMARCKKFDGFEHVFEEMSLAGFSPSFETSVELVSSCVKAQRLKEAFDLIETMRKFKFRPGFSAYTTLIGALAMVHKPNHPDLMLSLFYQMQELGYEVNVHLFTTLIRVLARDGRVDAALSLLDEMKSNSFDVDIVLYNVCIDCFGKVGKVDIAWKFFHEIKSHGLMPDDVSYTSMIAVLCKASRLTEAVELFEQMEQNRTVPCAYAYNTMIMGYGSAGRFDEAYGLLERQRLKGSIPSVIAYNSLLTCLGKKGKVDEALKIFNEMKKDAMPNLSTYNILVDMLSRTGKLDAALEMQNDMKETGLVPNIMTVNIMIDRLCKANKLDEAYSIFQGMDHKVCPPNKVTFCSLIDGMGRHGRVDDAYRLYEQMLDSDVIADAIVYTSLIRSFFKSGRKEDGHKIYKEMVRRGVSPDLTLLNTYMDCAFKAGETEKGRSLFEEIKSRFTPDARSYSILIHGLIKAGFARETYELFYAMKEQGCVLDTLAYNTVIDGFCKSGKVNKAYQLLEEMKAKGHQPTVVTYGSVIDGLAKIDRLDEAYMLFEEAKSFGVELNVVVYSSLVDGFGKVGRIDEAYLIIEEMMQKDLMPNVQTWNCLLDALVKAEEIDEALVCWNSMKDLKCTPNIITYSILINGLCRVRKFNKAFVFWQEMQKQGLKPNAITYLTMISGLAKAGNVLEADKLFERFKANGGIPDSACYNTMIEGLSIANRATEAYKLFEETRLKGCNIYTKTCVVLLDALHKAECIEQAAIVGAVLRETAKSQHASRSL
- the LOC105171520 gene encoding crescerin-1, whose product is MALRPIDNALPVTPERPKKQAKIVIPAHNEKQQLPELVVNDENKAPLPQPSSADASIDYVSSENLKAFQDPDVKIQGLVGGLESKDWLKVCESLNDIRRFALYHSGLLLPFLDKVLSLMVKAIKNPRSALCKTSIMAASDIFKAFGGSLLDSTSDAFNQLLLQLLLKASQDKKFVCEEADRALLAMGEVMSPLPLLHKLGLYAGHTNLRVRAKAAISISNCVSRMDLKSMEEFGLVSLIKIVSNLLNDKLPEAREAARGIAISLFSAITENEEEKQEAWQSFCQSNLPAIRAQAMVKLVSS
- the LOC105171523 gene encoding pentatricopeptide repeat-containing protein At3g06920 isoform X2 produces the protein MRALFIGRGLKIQIELKPFCLSNSCKRFSYSNDGPSDMDVHKENEGPFKKGRWTVSDINAGNGQTLRKHEVVRRAVENACHVLESGPWGPSLENALSTVDDKPQADVVIGVLRRMKDVDLGVKYFRWVERVTNQVNSPETYNSLLMLMARCKKFDGFEHVFEEMSLAGFSPSFETSVELVSSCVKAQRLKEAFDLIETMRKFKFRPGFSAYTTLIGALAMVHKPNHPDLMLSLFYQMQELGYEVNVHLFTTLIRVLARDGRVDAALSLLDEMKSNSFDVDIVLYNVCIDCFGKVGKVDIAWKFFHEIKSHGLMPDDVSYTSMIAVLCKASRLTEAVELFEQMEQNRTVPCAYAYNTMIMGYGSAGRFDEAYGLLERQRLKGSIPSVIAYNSLLTCLGKKGKVDEALKIFNEMKKDAMPNLSTYNILVDMLSRTGKLDAALEMQNDMKETGLVPNIMTVNIMIDRLCKANKLDEAYSIFQGMDHKVCPPNKVTFCSLIDGMGRHGRVDDAYRLYEQMLDSDVIADAIVYTSLIRSFFKSGRKEDGHKIYKEMVRRGVSPDLTLLNTYMDCAFKAGETEKGRSLFEEIKSRFTPDARSYSILIHGLIKAGFARETYELFYAMKEQGCVLDTLAYNTVIDGFCKSGKVNKAYQLLEEMKAKGHQPTVVTYGSVIDGLAKIDRLDEAYMLFEEAKSFGVELNVVVYSSLVDGFGKVGRIDEAYLIIEEMMQKDLMPNVQTWNCLLDALVKAEEIDEALVCWNSMKDLKCTPNIITYSILINGLCRVRKFNKAFVFWQEMQKQGLKPNAITYLTMISGLAKAGNVLEADKLFERFKANGGIPDSACYNTMIEGLSIANRATEAYKLFEETRLKGCNIYTKTCVVLLDALHKAECIEQAAIVGAVLRETAKSQHASRSL